The following proteins are encoded in a genomic region of Candidatus Methylospira mobilis:
- a CDS encoding AI-2E family transporter — MVLNGNRIDRFIGIAMIAVLIAGCFAVLRPFLSAILWAVILSFSTWPVYQWVVRSVAGGKTVASGLMVLLIAVVMIVPLVLLGTSLADNITALVEMVRHVLSEGLPRPPAWLIRLPVVGVHMYGQWQAMEGSGVILTEKLMRYLLPLRDWALHSAANLGGGIVYLSLSVFIAFFLYRDGESLSARLEALSARIGGKQALGLMRIAENTIKSVVYGIIGTALAQGFLAGIGFWVAAIPGALLLGVLTSLLSIIPAGPPFIWMPAAIWLLERNETGWAVFIALWGCGVVSGVDNILKPYFISKGSRLPFILVFLGVMGGVIAFGLIGVFLGPTLLAIAFTLLQEWSSGKKIEK, encoded by the coding sequence GTGGTGTTGAACGGAAACCGCATCGATCGTTTTATCGGTATTGCCATGATCGCGGTTTTGATTGCAGGCTGTTTTGCCGTGTTGCGCCCCTTTCTTTCGGCCATACTCTGGGCCGTAATCCTGTCGTTTTCCACATGGCCGGTCTACCAATGGGTGGTCCGCTCTGTTGCCGGCGGAAAGACGGTAGCGAGCGGGCTCATGGTGCTGCTGATCGCGGTCGTGATGATAGTGCCGCTGGTGCTTCTCGGGACCAGCCTGGCCGATAATATTACAGCGCTCGTCGAAATGGTGCGTCATGTTCTCAGCGAAGGCTTGCCCCGTCCTCCAGCGTGGCTAATAAGGCTGCCGGTTGTCGGCGTGCATATGTACGGCCAATGGCAGGCGATGGAGGGTAGCGGCGTCATCCTGACCGAAAAACTGATGCGATACCTGCTTCCATTGCGCGATTGGGCGTTACATAGCGCGGCGAATCTGGGTGGTGGCATTGTATATTTGAGCCTCAGTGTGTTTATTGCATTTTTTTTGTACAGAGACGGTGAGTCATTATCCGCAAGACTGGAAGCTTTATCCGCCCGTATCGGTGGAAAGCAGGCGCTGGGCTTGATGCGTATCGCAGAAAATACGATCAAGAGCGTTGTTTACGGTATTATCGGCACTGCGCTGGCGCAAGGGTTTCTTGCTGGCATCGGGTTTTGGGTCGCCGCCATTCCCGGTGCCTTGCTGTTAGGGGTTCTGACCAGTCTTCTGTCTATCATTCCGGCCGGCCCGCCTTTCATCTGGATGCCTGCCGCGATCTGGCTGTTGGAACGCAACGAAACGGGATGGGCTGTTTTTATCGCGCTCTGGGGCTGCGGGGTAGTGAGCGGGGTCGATAATATTCTAAAACCTTACTTTATCAGTAAGGGAAGCCGTCTGCCGTTCATTCTGGTATTTCTAGGGGTTATGGGCGGTGTGATCGCCTTCGGTTTGATCGGCGTTTTTCTCGGTCCGACGTTGCTGGCCATCGCCTTTACCTTGCTTCAAGAGTGGAGTTCCGGAAAAAAGATTGAAAAATAA
- a CDS encoding DMT family transporter: protein MNNQQQQGAALCSSLAGGIFVCLAAIGFSVKAVLVKLAYDYDVDAVSLLALRMAFSLPFFVLMLFAPQSGGGGDKPRFGEYLHMFGLGLLGYYLASYLDFLGLQYISAGLERMILFLYPTLVIVLSAIFLRRRISGREGVALILSYIGIGAVFFQQIVLDYSMQQERILGVVLVFISAVSYAVYLMGSGRLIVRFGATRFTAWAMITASIASLAQFAFDKEPGLPGFAAPVYGLALIMALVSTVFPSWLLAHGLKRIGASRSAMLGSIGPVSTCILAYFILDETLDLLQIAGFLLVLAGVLVVSVKSSASNPR, encoded by the coding sequence ATGAACAATCAGCAACAACAGGGCGCCGCCCTATGCTCGTCGCTGGCAGGCGGCATCTTCGTGTGTCTGGCGGCTATAGGTTTTTCCGTTAAGGCAGTACTCGTCAAGCTTGCTTATGATTATGACGTGGACGCTGTCAGCCTTCTGGCATTACGCATGGCTTTTTCGCTGCCGTTTTTTGTGCTGATGCTGTTTGCGCCGCAAAGCGGCGGCGGCGGCGATAAACCGCGCTTTGGCGAGTATCTGCACATGTTCGGTCTCGGGTTGCTGGGGTATTATCTGGCCAGCTATCTGGATTTTCTGGGATTGCAGTACATCAGCGCAGGTCTGGAGCGTATGATTCTGTTCCTGTATCCCACGCTCGTTATCGTATTGTCGGCGATTTTTTTGCGCCGCCGTATTTCGGGCAGGGAGGGCGTGGCCCTGATATTAAGTTATATCGGCATCGGAGCGGTGTTTTTTCAACAGATTGTGCTTGATTACTCCATGCAGCAGGAACGTATTTTGGGAGTCGTGCTGGTTTTTATCAGCGCCGTTAGTTATGCGGTTTATCTGATGGGCAGCGGCCGCTTGATCGTCCGTTTCGGCGCTACGCGTTTTACCGCCTGGGCGATGATTACGGCAAGTATCGCTTCTCTGGCGCAATTTGCTTTCGACAAGGAACCGGGGTTGCCGGGCTTCGCCGCGCCCGTATATGGACTGGCTTTGATTATGGCTTTGGTTTCGACGGTTTTTCCATCCTGGCTGCTTGCGCACGGGCTGAAGCGCATCGGGGCCAGCCGTAGCGCCATGTTGGGTAGCATAGGTCCTGTTTCGACCTGTATATTGGCATATTTTATCCTTGACGAAACACTCGATTTATTGCAGATTGCCGGATTTTTGCTGGTATTGGCCGGAGTGCTTGTGGTCAGCGTCAAATCGTCCGCGTCAAATCCGCGATAA
- a CDS encoding DUF2970 domain-containing protein: MTTAPDSGKPEKPGLLQVVNSVLAAAFGVQSQKNRARDFQAGSAKVYIAVGVVATVVFVLTVYGIVKLVLASAS; this comes from the coding sequence GTGACGACAGCGCCAGATTCCGGGAAACCGGAAAAACCCGGTTTGTTACAAGTAGTAAATAGCGTTTTGGCGGCAGCGTTCGGTGTGCAAAGCCAGAAAAATCGTGCGAGAGACTTTCAAGCCGGATCGGCGAAAGTATATATCGCGGTCGGCGTTGTGGCCACAGTGGTGTTCGTACTGACAGTTTACGGTATAGTGAAGCTGGTGCTCGCCTCCGCGTCTTGA
- the pmbA gene encoding metalloprotease PmbA, with product MFQPDLLGDNDFDTARLENLAAFVLNEAAAQGATAAEAGLSQDRGLSVGVRLGEVETIEHHRSQGLGITVYFGQRKGSASTTDLGPQALRESVTAACRIARYAAEDEFAGLPEAGLLATQFPDLSLYHPWSLTPEEGIRHALACEQAALNHDAAITNSEGASISTYSGYRVLGNSLGFLHGYASSRHSLSCSVIGQRGDSMQRDDWWTVARTQEGLEPAEAVGIKAAERTVQRLGARSLTTRQCPVVFAADVAGGFFGHFIAAIRGGNLYRKSSFLLDSLGKTVFPDFLHIHEQPYIPGALGSAAYDGEGVRTRAHDLIKDGILESYVLNTYSARKLGMTTTGNAGGVHNLTIDPGNLDLAGLLKTMNTGLLVTELMGQGINLVTGDYSRGAAGFWVENGVIQYAVEEITIAGNLRDMFLNVVAVGNDVDKRGGIWSGSVLLEKMTVAGN from the coding sequence GTGTTTCAGCCTGATTTGCTAGGGGATAACGATTTTGATACCGCACGATTGGAAAATCTGGCCGCTTTTGTCCTGAATGAAGCGGCAGCGCAAGGCGCTACGGCTGCGGAAGCCGGTTTGAGCCAGGACCGTGGACTTTCCGTCGGCGTAAGACTGGGCGAAGTGGAAACCATAGAACATCATCGTAGTCAGGGCTTGGGTATTACTGTTTATTTCGGACAGCGCAAGGGTTCTGCCAGTACCACTGACCTGGGACCCCAGGCGCTACGCGAATCGGTGACTGCGGCCTGCCGGATTGCCCGCTACGCAGCTGAGGATGAATTCGCCGGTTTACCGGAAGCCGGTCTTCTGGCGACGCAGTTTCCTGATTTGTCGCTTTACCACCCCTGGTCACTGACTCCGGAAGAAGGTATTCGACATGCCTTGGCGTGCGAACAGGCGGCATTGAACCATGACGCCGCGATTACCAATTCGGAAGGCGCCAGCATCAGCACTTATTCCGGGTATCGCGTATTGGGCAATAGCCTGGGTTTTTTGCACGGGTATGCCAGTAGCCGGCATAGTTTGTCCTGTTCCGTCATCGGGCAGCGCGGGGACAGCATGCAGCGCGACGATTGGTGGACAGTGGCGCGTACTCAAGAGGGACTGGAGCCGGCCGAAGCTGTCGGCATCAAAGCCGCAGAGCGTACGGTGCAGAGACTGGGCGCGCGTTCGCTGACGACACGGCAATGCCCGGTCGTGTTTGCCGCTGATGTTGCCGGAGGTTTTTTCGGGCATTTTATTGCCGCTATACGCGGCGGCAATCTCTATCGTAAGTCCTCTTTTTTGCTGGATAGTCTCGGGAAGACTGTCTTTCCGGATTTTTTACATATACACGAGCAACCCTATATACCTGGCGCTCTGGGTAGCGCGGCATATGACGGTGAAGGCGTTCGGACTCGCGCGCACGATCTGATAAAAGACGGCATATTGGAATCCTACGTACTGAATACCTATTCGGCGCGAAAATTAGGCATGACTACCACCGGTAATGCGGGCGGCGTGCATAACCTGACTATTGACCCAGGCAATCTTGATTTGGCCGGACTGCTTAAGACGATGAACACCGGTTTACTGGTGACCGAATTAATGGGGCAGGGCATCAATCTTGTTACTGGAGACTACTCGCGCGGCGCTGCCGGGTTCTGGGTGGAAAATGGTGTCATCCAATATGCGGTCGAAGAAATCACCATTGCCGGGAATTTACGCGACATGTTCCTGAACGTGGTTGCTGTCGGCAACGATGTCGATAAACGCGGCGGTATCTGGAGTGGTTCGGTACTGCTCGAAAAAATGACGGTTGCAGGGAACTAG
- a CDS encoding DEAD/DEAH box helicase, which produces MPFTQLGLRAEILRAVSEQGYENPTPIQAQAIPLILEGKDLLAGAQTGTGKTAGFTLPLLQRLSETPAANGGPRYIRALVLVPTRELAAQVFESVNTYGKYLPGIRPAVIFGGVGMVPQIDHLRRGVDILVATPGRLLDHVRQRTMDLSRVEFFVLDEADRMLDMGFIHDVRKVMALLPQQRQSLLFSATFSDEIRTLAGQLLKQPSEVSVARRNTTAENVQQCVYPVEKDRKRELLSWLVGSGNWKQVLVFTRTKHGADRLGRQLERDGIETAVLHGNKSQGARTKALDGFKQGKVAVLVATDIAARGIDIDELPHVVNFELPNVPEDYVHRIGRTGRAGASGEAISLVCHEEVKLLAAIEKLIKREITRVTAPGFEATFSFDPRLAPKTPPKTAQVPRPGAKPGYPPPHSSVGQRPGEATQQRPASGDRNHGGNANRPRVNSPRPARGR; this is translated from the coding sequence ATGCCATTTACCCAACTCGGCCTGCGCGCCGAAATTCTTCGCGCCGTATCGGAACAAGGTTACGAAAACCCGACCCCCATTCAAGCCCAAGCCATACCGCTGATACTGGAAGGCAAAGACCTTTTAGCCGGTGCGCAAACCGGTACCGGCAAGACAGCCGGATTCACTCTGCCGTTACTGCAACGCTTGAGCGAAACGCCCGCAGCGAACGGCGGTCCTCGTTATATTCGCGCGCTGGTGCTGGTACCCACTCGCGAATTGGCGGCGCAAGTATTCGAAAGCGTGAATACTTACGGAAAATACCTGCCCGGCATACGCCCGGCGGTGATTTTCGGCGGGGTCGGGATGGTGCCGCAGATCGATCATCTGCGGCGTGGTGTCGACATACTGGTGGCGACGCCGGGGCGCCTGCTTGATCACGTACGGCAAAGAACCATGGATTTGTCGCGAGTGGAATTCTTTGTACTGGATGAAGCGGACCGCATGCTGGACATGGGTTTCATACACGACGTGCGCAAGGTCATGGCGCTATTGCCGCAACAGCGCCAAAGCCTGCTGTTCTCGGCGACCTTTTCCGACGAAATACGCACCTTGGCCGGACAGCTTTTAAAGCAACCATCCGAAGTTTCAGTCGCCCGCCGCAACACCACTGCGGAAAATGTACAGCAATGTGTTTATCCGGTTGAAAAAGACCGCAAACGCGAATTGCTGTCCTGGCTGGTAGGCAGCGGCAACTGGAAACAGGTTCTGGTTTTTACGCGCACCAAGCACGGCGCGGACCGATTGGGCCGTCAACTTGAACGCGACGGCATAGAAACGGCGGTACTGCACGGCAACAAGAGCCAGGGCGCGCGCACCAAAGCCCTCGACGGCTTCAAGCAAGGCAAGGTTGCGGTGCTGGTAGCGACCGATATCGCCGCTCGCGGCATCGATATCGACGAACTACCGCACGTAGTCAACTTCGAACTGCCCAATGTGCCGGAAGATTATGTGCATCGCATCGGCCGCACCGGGCGCGCCGGCGCCAGCGGCGAAGCGATTTCGCTGGTATGTCACGAAGAAGTCAAACTGCTGGCGGCAATTGAAAAATTGATCAAGAGAGAAATTACGAGGGTGACCGCCCCGGGGTTCGAGGCAACATTCAGTTTCGATCCGCGCCTTGCGCCAAAAACACCGCCTAAAACGGCCCAAGTGCCGCGCCCCGGCGCAAAACCCGGATATCCGCCGCCGCACAGCAGCGTTGGCCAACGACCGGGTGAAGCAACACAACAGCGTCCGGCATCGGGAGATAGAAACCACGGCGGCAATGCAAATCGTCCGCGTGTGAATAGTCCCCGCCCTGCGCGCGGGCGTTAG
- the recJ gene encoding single-stranded-DNA-specific exonuclease RecJ has product MLAHPSACRKIQRRACLLPDQAEQNRPDLLALPPLLQRIYHTRGVESAEALDRSLARLPSPWLLSGMEQMVDQLAAAFRNREHILIVADFDADGATSCAVALLGLTLLGANRVSYLVPNRFEYGYGLTPEIVEVAAHSNPQVLITVDNGISSLEGVKTARSHGMRVLITDHHLPGAELPDADAIVNPNLPGDRFPSRSLAGVGVMFYVLLALRARLRELGWFQETGRTEANLGQLLDLVALGTVADVVPLDNVNRILVHQGIQRIRSGQARPGILALLTVAGRNPRNITATDLGFCVAPRLNAAGRLEDMALGIECLMSQNEQAAQTMAAGLDKLNRERREIEDQMKQDALEVLAQLENAGGAAQTVKAAYCFFDQSWHQGVIGILASRMKDRLHRPVIAFAPAVDEGQIKGSARSIPGLHIRDLLSEIATERPELLSRFGGHAMAAGLTLDRQNLALFSQCLEEKAAQHLEGVDLDNVLHSDGELAVSELQLSSAEYLQNAGPWGQGFPEPLFDGEFEVAQARIVGQKHLKLTLCPVGAMHRIDAIAFFVEQPESWLGCSRLKVAYRLDINEYRNNRTVQLRVEYMEKNQAE; this is encoded by the coding sequence TTGCTCGCGCATCCGTCCGCTTGCAGAAAGATACAGCGCCGCGCCTGCCTGTTGCCGGATCAGGCCGAGCAAAATCGCCCTGACCTCCTCGCTCTCCCGCCATTGCTGCAACGTATTTACCATACACGTGGCGTTGAAAGCGCGGAAGCGCTGGATCGCTCCCTTGCGCGCCTGCCTTCGCCCTGGCTATTGAGCGGGATGGAACAGATGGTAGACCAACTGGCCGCCGCATTCAGAAACCGTGAACATATCCTGATCGTAGCCGATTTTGACGCCGACGGCGCAACCAGTTGCGCCGTGGCATTACTGGGCCTGACCCTTCTGGGAGCAAACCGGGTTTCCTATCTGGTGCCGAACCGCTTCGAATACGGTTACGGCCTGACGCCGGAAATTGTCGAAGTCGCCGCGCACTCCAATCCGCAGGTGCTGATCACGGTAGATAACGGTATTTCCAGTCTGGAAGGCGTGAAAACCGCGCGTAGCCATGGCATGCGGGTATTAATCACCGATCACCATCTGCCGGGCGCCGAACTGCCCGATGCGGACGCCATCGTGAACCCTAATCTTCCCGGCGACCGTTTTCCGAGCCGCTCGCTGGCCGGAGTCGGCGTGATGTTCTATGTACTGCTGGCTCTGCGCGCGCGCTTGCGCGAACTTGGCTGGTTTCAGGAAACCGGCAGAACCGAAGCCAACCTCGGACAACTGCTGGACCTGGTGGCGCTGGGTACCGTGGCCGACGTAGTGCCGCTGGACAACGTCAACCGCATTCTGGTGCACCAAGGCATACAGCGCATCCGCAGTGGGCAGGCGCGCCCCGGCATTCTGGCGCTGTTAACTGTCGCCGGACGCAACCCGCGCAACATTACCGCCACCGATCTTGGCTTTTGCGTTGCGCCGCGTCTGAACGCCGCCGGCAGGCTGGAAGACATGGCGCTGGGCATCGAATGCCTGATGAGCCAGAATGAGCAGGCTGCGCAAACCATGGCGGCTGGGCTCGATAAGCTGAACCGCGAGCGGCGCGAAATAGAAGACCAGATGAAACAGGACGCGCTTGAGGTGCTGGCACAACTGGAAAACGCCGGCGGCGCAGCGCAAACCGTGAAAGCAGCGTACTGTTTTTTCGATCAATCCTGGCATCAGGGCGTCATCGGCATTCTGGCTTCGCGCATGAAAGATCGTTTGCACCGCCCGGTTATCGCCTTTGCGCCAGCCGTTGACGAAGGCCAAATCAAGGGATCGGCGCGCTCCATACCCGGCCTGCACATACGCGACCTGCTCAGCGAAATTGCGACCGAACGCCCGGAACTGCTGTCTCGTTTCGGCGGTCACGCCATGGCGGCCGGTTTGACGCTGGATAGGCAAAACCTGGCGTTGTTTTCGCAATGCCTGGAAGAAAAAGCGGCGCAACACCTGGAGGGAGTCGATCTCGACAACGTATTGCACAGCGATGGCGAACTGGCTGTCAGCGAATTGCAACTCAGCTCGGCGGAGTACCTGCAAAATGCGGGGCCTTGGGGACAAGGCTTTCCCGAACCGCTGTTCGACGGCGAATTCGAAGTCGCCCAGGCGCGCATCGTCGGACAAAAACATCTTAAATTAACGCTATGCCCGGTCGGCGCGATGCATCGGATTGATGCCATCGCCTTTTTTGTCGAACAGCCGGAAAGCTGGCTGGGATGCAGCCGGCTCAAAGTCGCCTATCGTCTCGATATCAACGAGTATCGCAACAACCGCACGGTGCAGTTGCGAGTGGAGTATATGGAAAAAAACCAGGCCGAATAG
- the thrC gene encoding threonine synthase: protein MSDQNRYTGLIERYRDRLPVSAETPIISLCEGNTPLIRLQNIPRLLGKSVAIYVKYEGLNPTGSFKDRGMTMAVTKAMEAGSRAIICASTGNTSAAAAAYAARAGITAFVLIPDGKIAMGKLAQAMMYGSTVIQIKGNFDDGMRLVKEVAEHAPVTIVNSINPFRLQGQKTAAFEIVDALGKAPDYHCLPVGNAGNITAHWIGYCEYSHCGNGPVTQACALCGGNCAFVSGGAVCGNRPRMVGYQASGSAPFLRGHMVDNPETVATAIRIGHPQSWNAAWEVMRESDGWFDEFGDSEILAAQKLLAEQEGIFCEPASATSLAGAMQDIASGKIAEGSSVVCTLTGNGLKDPDTAISQCLVAPITIEAKLDAVKAAILGTL from the coding sequence ATGTCCGATCAAAATAGATATACCGGCCTGATAGAACGCTATCGCGACCGTTTGCCGGTCAGCGCCGAAACCCCCATCATCAGCCTTTGCGAAGGTAATACGCCATTGATCCGGTTACAAAACATCCCGCGCCTGCTGGGTAAATCGGTTGCGATTTATGTAAAGTACGAAGGCTTGAACCCCACCGGCTCGTTCAAGGATCGCGGCATGACCATGGCGGTCACCAAGGCGATGGAGGCCGGCAGCCGCGCCATTATCTGCGCATCCACCGGCAACACCAGCGCCGCGGCGGCTGCTTATGCCGCCCGTGCCGGCATTACCGCGTTCGTACTGATACCGGACGGCAAGATTGCGATGGGCAAACTGGCGCAAGCCATGATGTACGGTTCGACGGTGATACAGATCAAGGGCAATTTCGACGACGGCATGCGTTTGGTAAAAGAAGTAGCCGAACATGCGCCTGTCACCATCGTCAACTCCATCAACCCGTTCCGCCTGCAGGGCCAGAAAACCGCTGCGTTCGAAATCGTCGACGCGCTGGGGAAAGCGCCTGACTACCATTGCCTGCCGGTCGGCAACGCCGGAAATATTACTGCGCACTGGATCGGTTATTGCGAATATAGCCATTGCGGCAACGGTCCCGTTACACAAGCATGCGCGCTGTGTGGAGGCAACTGCGCTTTTGTCAGCGGCGGCGCGGTTTGCGGCAACCGGCCGCGCATGGTCGGGTATCAGGCCAGCGGCTCCGCGCCGTTTTTGCGCGGCCATATGGTAGACAATCCTGAAACTGTGGCTACCGCGATACGCATCGGCCACCCGCAAAGCTGGAACGCCGCCTGGGAAGTGATGCGCGAATCGGACGGCTGGTTCGACGAATTCGGCGACAGCGAGATCCTCGCCGCTCAGAAACTGCTGGCCGAACAGGAAGGCATATTCTGCGAACCCGCTTCGGCCACATCGCTGGCCGGCGCAATGCAGGATATCGCCAGCGGCAAGATAGCGGAGGGCTCCAGCGTGGTCTGTACCTTGACCGGCAACGGGCTGAAAGACCCGGACACCGCCATTTCGCAATGTCTGGTAGCGCCGATCACCATAGAAGCAAAACTGGATGCTGTCAAAGCAGCCATTCTAGGTACACTGTAA
- a CDS encoding homoserine dehydrogenase — translation MTPVKIGLLGLGTVGGGTVNVLRRNAEEICRRAGREIIVSKASARDLSRARICDTSGIELVQDPFDIVNDPEIQIVVELIGGDGIARELVLQALENGKHVVTANKALIALHGNSIFAKASEKGVMVAFEPAVAGGIPIIKAVREGLAGNRIEWLAGIINGTCNYILTEMLDKRRDFHDVLQEAQTLGYAESDPTFDVEGIDAAHKLTILASIAFGIPLQFDKVYIEGIARITRIDVAYAEELGYRIKLLGIARRTKEGVELRVHPTLIPHRRLIANVDGVMNAVVVKGDAAGPTLYYGAGAGAEPTASSVVADLVDVVRTLTGDPENRVPHLAFQPGAISAIPILPIDAVHTAYYLRLSAEDRPGVLADVTRILAGHNISIEAIIQKEALTEETFVPVILLTQQVLERELNAAIREIEALDCINRPVKRIRVETLG, via the coding sequence GTGACTCCTGTAAAAATTGGATTGCTGGGCCTGGGCACTGTCGGCGGCGGCACCGTTAACGTATTGCGCCGCAATGCGGAAGAAATCTGCCGCAGAGCCGGCCGGGAAATCATCGTCAGCAAAGCGTCGGCGCGCGATCTAAGCCGCGCGCGTATCTGCGACACCAGCGGCATTGAGCTGGTGCAAGACCCGTTCGACATCGTCAACGACCCTGAAATCCAGATCGTGGTCGAGTTGATCGGCGGCGACGGCATCGCGCGCGAGCTGGTGCTGCAAGCGCTGGAAAACGGCAAACATGTGGTAACCGCCAACAAGGCGCTGATTGCGCTGCATGGCAATTCGATTTTCGCCAAAGCCAGCGAAAAAGGCGTGATGGTGGCGTTCGAACCGGCTGTCGCCGGCGGCATTCCGATCATCAAGGCGGTGCGCGAAGGCCTGGCGGGCAACCGCATCGAATGGCTGGCAGGCATTATAAACGGCACCTGCAATTACATCCTGACGGAAATGCTCGACAAGCGCCGCGATTTCCATGATGTCCTGCAGGAGGCGCAAACGCTGGGTTACGCGGAATCCGACCCGACCTTCGATGTCGAAGGCATAGACGCAGCGCATAAACTGACGATACTTGCGTCCATAGCGTTCGGCATACCGCTGCAATTCGATAAGGTGTATATTGAAGGTATCGCCCGCATAACCCGCATAGACGTGGCTTACGCCGAAGAACTCGGCTACCGCATCAAACTGCTCGGCATAGCCCGGCGCACGAAAGAAGGCGTGGAGTTGCGCGTACACCCTACCCTCATCCCGCATCGGCGCCTGATCGCCAATGTCGACGGCGTCATGAACGCCGTCGTCGTCAAGGGCGATGCGGCAGGACCCACGCTGTATTACGGCGCAGGCGCAGGCGCGGAACCGACCGCGTCCTCGGTGGTAGCCGATCTGGTCGATGTCGTCAGAACCTTGACCGGCGACCCGGAAAACCGCGTCCCGCACCTGGCATTCCAGCCCGGGGCTATCAGCGCTATTCCGATCCTGCCGATAGATGCGGTTCACACTGCCTATTACCTGCGCCTGAGCGCAGAAGACAGACCGGGAGTGCTGGCGGATGTTACGCGCATCCTGGCGGGTCATAACATCAGCATCGAAGCCATCATCCAGAAGGAAGCTTTAACGGAAGAAACTTTTGTGCCGGTCATCCTGCTCACCCAGCAAGTATTGGAACGCGAACTCAATGCGGCGATCCGTGAAATTGAAGCATTGGATTGCATCAACCGCCCGGTAAAACGCATACGGGTGGAAACGCTTGGATAA
- the alaC gene encoding alanine transaminase: MQEFQRIARLPPYVFNIVNELKAKERSHGVDIIDFGMGNPDRPTPQHIVDKLVEVAQKGTAHRYSVSKGIPRLRKAICNWYQHRYGIEIDPETQAIATIGSKEGLAHLALATVGPGDTVLVPNPAYPIHPYGIVLAGADVRHVPMKDGVDFFEELEKAIKTSWPTPKMLILNFPGNPTTQCVELEFFEKVVEMAREYKIWVVHDLAYADLVFDGYVAPSILQVPGATDVAVEFFTLSKSYNMPGWRVGFMCGNRELVSALARIKSYLDYGTFTPIQVAAIAALEGPQDCVAEIREMYKQRRDALCKGLISAGWDVTPPKATMFVWAKIPEQYADMGSLEFSKKILLDAQVAVSPGIGFGEFGDDHVRFSLIENEHRTRQAIRGIRNMFRKDHAV, translated from the coding sequence ATGCAGGAATTCCAGAGAATAGCCCGTCTTCCGCCTTACGTTTTCAATATCGTCAATGAGCTCAAAGCCAAGGAGCGCTCACACGGAGTTGACATCATAGACTTCGGCATGGGCAACCCGGACCGGCCTACCCCGCAGCATATTGTCGACAAACTGGTCGAAGTCGCGCAGAAAGGTACGGCGCACAGATACTCCGTTTCCAAAGGCATACCGCGTCTGCGTAAAGCCATTTGCAACTGGTATCAGCACCGTTACGGCATAGAAATCGACCCGGAAACGCAGGCCATCGCCACCATAGGCTCCAAGGAAGGGCTGGCGCATCTGGCGCTGGCGACAGTAGGTCCGGGCGACACGGTGCTGGTGCCTAATCCGGCCTATCCCATACACCCCTACGGTATCGTGCTGGCCGGAGCCGACGTGCGCCATGTGCCGATGAAAGATGGCGTAGATTTTTTTGAAGAGCTGGAAAAAGCAATCAAGACCTCCTGGCCAACCCCCAAGATGCTGATATTGAACTTTCCGGGTAACCCGACCACGCAATGCGTGGAACTGGAGTTCTTCGAGAAAGTAGTGGAAATGGCCCGCGAATATAAAATCTGGGTCGTGCACGATCTGGCATATGCGGATCTGGTGTTTGACGGCTACGTAGCCCCTTCCATTCTACAGGTGCCGGGCGCAACCGATGTCGCAGTTGAATTTTTTACGCTGTCGAAAAGCTACAATATGCCCGGATGGCGCGTCGGCTTCATGTGCGGCAATCGCGAACTGGTTTCAGCGCTGGCGCGCATCAAGTCCTATCTGGACTACGGCACCTTTACGCCGATCCAGGTCGCCGCCATCGCCGCGTTGGAAGGGCCGCAGGATTGCGTTGCGGAAATACGCGAAATGTACAAACAGCGCCGCGATGCGCTGTGCAAGGGGCTGATTTCAGCGGGCTGGGACGTCACGCCCCCCAAAGCCACCATGTTCGTATGGGCGAAGATTCCTGAGCAGTATGCCGACATGGGTTCGCTGGAGTTTTCCAAGAAAATCCTGCTCGACGCCCAGGTGGCGGTATCGCCAGGCATCGGTTTCGGTGAGTTCGGCGACGATCATGTCCGATTCAGCCTGATCGAAAACGAGCATCGCACCCGGCAGGCGATACGCGGCATACGTAATATGTTCCGTAAGGATCATGCCGTATAA